The Numida meleagris isolate 19003 breed g44 Domestic line unplaced genomic scaffold, NumMel1.0 unplaced_Scaffold1382, whole genome shotgun sequence genomic interval GGGGGCCCGGAGCGTGGGGAGGGTGCTCGGGCATGGGAGGGTTCGGGGGGACGCCGGGCACGGGGTGCGCAGGGTACGCGTCCCGCGTATGGGGAGTGGGGCGTTGGGGTACCGGGGGGTCCCCGGCCGTGATGGCCCCGACTCCCCCCGCCGACCCCGCTCCGTGTGCAGGGTGCGCGCACCGAGCCTCCCCGTGACCCTGGTGCCCCGCagccgccccggccccgcgggaTAAAGATGCTGGTGAGTACCGCGAGGATGCGGTgtgcggggccgggctgcgcctgcagcgcggcggggccgcgcgCCCCAACACCCGCGGCGCGGTGGCTCGGGGTGGGCAGCCCCCGGTCCCCGCTGCGGGGACAGAGCGGAGCCCACGGGGGTGGCGGGCACACGCGCGGGCTCCGGCTGCGTGCAGGAAGTGAGTCACGCGCGGGCCGGTGCTCCCTCCTCGCAGAGTTTTGCTGCCGGGCTCGGCCGCCTCCAGCATCCAGCGCGGGCGCACGGCCGAGCCCGGGGCAACCGCGGTTCTCCGCTCCCAGGTCCGGGTCTTCCTCGTCCTGGTGTGCGCGGCCGCGCTCTCCGTGCTCTACGTGCTGCTGTGCCGCGAGGCCGTGGGGCAGAGGAACGGCCCCGCGTACACCGCACCCGCGGCGCTCGTCCTGCAGGGCTACAGCCGCGTCCCCGACGGGAAGGTCGGTACCCGGGGCGGCCCCGTCCCCCGCCGCCTCGGTTTCCCCACCCTCGGGGCCGACGCTGCGTATCCCCGCAGCCGCTGCGCCGAGCTCCGTGCCGCCGCTGCGCCGTCGTCTCCAGCTCGGGGCAGATGCTGGGATCGCGCCTGGGCCGGGAGATCGACGGGCAGGAGTGCGTGCTGCGCATGAACCACGCCCCCACCGCCGGCTTCGAGGAGGACGTGGGCACGCGGAGCACCGTCCGGGTCGTGTCGCACACCAGCGTCCCGCTGCTGCTCAGGAACCAGCCCTACTTCTTCCAGCGGTCCCGCGACACCATCTACGTCATTTGGGGTCCCGGCAGGAAGATGAGCCGCGAGAAGGGCGGCCCGACCTACCGGGCACTGCTGAGGGTGC includes:
- the ST6GALNAC4 gene encoding alpha-N-acetyl-neuraminyl-2,3-beta-galactosyl-1,3-N-acetyl-galactosaminide alpha-2,6-sialyltransferase, producing MLVRVFLVLVCAAALSVLYVLLCREAVGQRNGPAYTAPAALVLQGYSRVPDGKPLRRAPCRRCAVVSSSGQMLGSRLGREIDGQECVLRMNHAPTAGFEEDVGTRSTVRVVSHTSVPLLLRNQPYFFQRSRDTIYVIWGPGRKMSREKGGPTYRALLRVLEMYPQLQLYTLTEEKMAYCDDVFQNETGKNRVKSGSFLSTGWFTMILAMELCERICVFGMVSDSYCREKNHSSVPYHYFEKGRLDECRMYLVHERAPRAGHRFITEKTIFSRWAKRRDIVFSHPSWAGG